AACAAAAAGAGTTTTAAAGCAGAGCTCAGGATCAGAGCTGAAAGTTAATTTTTCACATGATATATAATCAATATTTGTGTGCTTCTGAATTAAAGACAAAgatgtttccttttctgttgtttttgtgtgtgtgtgaggaagattctccctgagctaatatccattgccaatcctcttctttttttgcttgaggaagattagccctgagctaagatctgtgtcagtcttcctctactttgtatgtgagacgcctCCAATGATGAGTGGATGAGGTCTGCACTCAGTTCTGagcccgtgaaccccgggccactgaaacagagggTGTGGAACGTTAAACACTCTGCCACAGGTCGGCCTCccaatgttttccttttgtttgaaaaaaacaGACTTGAATTGGAACCTCTGAAACTTCCTtaggaaatttgaattttaatgtgaaaatacaaagaaagattCAAATTGATGATGTTTCCTAAATTGCCCATTCTCATTGGGGATGATATTGCTATAAAAGGTGGAAAATTAATTCTAAAGGGTAGAACAAATGTTAGATATTACAATGCTTCGTGGCACTCCAAAGCTCAACCCTATCCAACAAAGTcttattccttcatttttcttgttgGGTTTTCTTGTGTATCATATAAGAAGCATTGACATTGAGTTCATGGAATAGACGCAAAATGTATGCAAGATCAGTGCTGCAATATCTATGGTGAATGGATGGTTCACTGGCAGACTCTCCCCCATCATTTGCTCCATCTCAAAGTCATGCTGTGAGAGGCTGCCTTCGCTTACTGATGAGCTGCCATTAGCTTTCTGTGGATGTTGCTTATGTTTGAGCCTTAGTGCTTCTGAGGGTGAGGTGGGGTTGAGAATTAAATGCAAATcgtctatattttattatttaatccaTAAAGTTAAATAAACATTAGTACTTATATTGATGGCAGAAAAGAAGCAATATTATCAGAGAGCTGGtgaagttaaaaattattttctgacaTGAAGCAAAAGTGACAGTCATGTACATAAAAACACATGttaagaaaatattgtttttagCAGCTCTGAAAGATTTTAAGTATATCATTACTGGTATTGTGATTatgtatttatgtaaaatttgaatttgaatatataatttgGTACACTACtatttatataagtaaatatattacattaaaaatcCTGCAAACTTACCTATGAAGTTAAATTAAATGTCATTagcattcaaatttaaattttagcttAAAATTCTAGGTTATTCTTAATCTTGCATTGAATAAGAAAAGTAAAGTTTGCACttctttttctatgtataaagtagagatatatagatataatgCATATCTGTATGTACAGTATATCTGTGTTACTAAGTTTTCTTGAGTGGTTCAATCAGGAAAACACATAAGAAGACTCTGGGGGCAGGaggcaataaagaaaaatacaaatggttGAGAAGCATTGCTCTAAATCATTGTAGAAAGTGCataaaggaaagcaaaaacaGAAGTAGAAAGTAAGGGAAACGTTCAGAAAATGGAAACTCATGTGTGCCCTATTTAAGACACATGCACAAAGAAAGGTTTTCAGAGAACCCAGAGACAGGGTCACTCACCTGAGCCAGGCCAGCAGCATCTGCAAGATCCCCAATGGCTCTACCATTTTCCTTACTGATGGCCCTGGTGGTGCTCAGCTGCCACTCCAGCTGCTCTCTGGGATGTGACCTGCCTCACACCCATAGCCTGGGCAACACAAGGGTCTTGATGCTCCTGGGACAAATGAGGAGAATCTCCCCCTTCTCCTGCCTGAAGGACAGAAATGACTTTGGATTCCCCCAGGAGGTGTTTGACGGCAACCAGTTCCGGAAGGCTCAAGCCATCTCTGCGGTCCATGAGACGATCCAACAGATCTTCCACCTCTTCAGCACAGACGGCTCGTCTGCCGCCTGGGACGAGAGCCTCCTAGACAAGCTCTACACTGGACTCTATCAGCAGCTGACTGAGCTGGAAGCCTGTCTGagccaggaggtgggggtggaagaGACGCCCCTGATGAACGAGGACTCCCTGCTGGCTGTGAGGAGATACTTCCAAAGAATCGCTCTCTATCTGCAAGAGAAGAAATACAGCCCTTGTGCCTGGGAGGTCGTCAGAGCAGAAATCATGAGATCCTTCTCTTCATCCACAAACTTGCCGCAGAGTTAAGGAGGAAGAAATGACACCTGGTTCAACATGGAAATGCTTTTCATCGACTGATAATATCACACTTCCACTTGCTCTGCCATGTCAAGGACTCAAGGATTTCTGCTGTAATCGTGATCTGAACTCAATCaaatttgtcaaatgttttcaaGCGTATTAATGAATATTGTGTTTAACCCTGCGGACACTAGTCTGATACAGATGACCCGGCtgctctatttatttatttaaatatttatttatttaattatttatgagatttaaattatttttgttgctataACATTATGTGCACCTTTACATTGTAGTTTAATATAACAAAATGCATTCTTTATATTTagccaatttattattttctgtgttcATTAAATCTTTACTGTAGAAAATatcttctatttgtttattctttaaaaaagaaacaccacACCTGAGTGTGCAAGCTGATTAAAGAATGGATGGCACTATTCATTTACCATCATTGTTATATTCAAGTTAGAAGTAAAAATAGACTTCCTCTAAGCCTGGTTGTATGTTGACCTCAGGATATGAGGTGAACACAACAAATACAGTTCCTGCTTtcttgtatgtttgttttttgcGGGAAAAGTAACCTAAAAACACTAACCAATTGATTGGTAATTGAAtactagttattttaaaattaacactaATTAATGTTAGAAATTATTATCAGTTAGGTTTAATGCTAAAATGGGAAGGGAGAAAAATGGAATTCTCTCAGCACAAGCTGGATCGAGTCATGTCAGGTTGTAAGAACAAAAGTGGTAgatattctctgtattttcccaGTAGACATCTAAGTGCAAATGTTCGCAGGATAGTTGAGTTTACAATTTACAAGCAATTCCACAAACTGCAGAGTATACGAAGGAAAGTGGTCACCTGGGAAGAGAGGGTATGGGAATGAGAAAGGACTTAAATTGGTTGCTAGGACCTTCAACCTTAAAAGTGAGGGAAGAACCACAAAGAAAACAGGTGGAATAGCCATGCATTTTCAGAAcgagagagaatggagagaagaCCATGTTTAAAGACTGAAACCGCTTAGAATACTCAATGTATTAATGAAAAATGTGGATGGAAACTGCCCAGCACACTGGGAAATAGATGGCATTGGTGACTTCAGGGACAGTTGATTTCGTGGAACTAGTCACCAGAACCACACTGGAATAGGGGGAAGGGTGAATAAGAAATGTTAATGACAATATATAGAAAATAGCTTTGAGAAGTTTGCCTTCTGAAGTGGGGGAGAAAAATAGGTCTGACCTATAATACAGCgtggattattttttctctgcatcattttccctcttttgaaatatatttgccTCTGGATAGATTTCATGGAATCGATATATTGGCAAATCATATTAAtatgtttaatgttttatttactttaaatcaTGGCATATTTAGTTACTTATGATGGTCGTTTATCAATATTTTGATTAGTACTATGTTGAAGGTCAGTAGGCTGCTCTGTTGATTGAAACCACCTACTACATGAGGAAACAGATGGAACTGACCTTAGTGTGAGTTTGTTTGGTGGAATTAATGAGCAGAAACCACACTGGACTAGTGGAGCAGGTGATAAGAGAAGAGAACTCCTGCTGTCATTTTTCTTACCTGGGGATTCACTTTATTTCTTCTGCCATATTCAGActgacatttgttttctttttgccccAGTGCATCCAAATGCAAGGACAGCTTTCTAAGAAAGTtgagtggagaaagaaaaaatgatgtattgaaaatgatggaaaataatgATACAGGCCCATTATCTTTCCAGTTTTACTTCCCTGTTTTGATACTAACTTCAGGATGAAATAGAAAGTATCTCAGAAACAGCAAGAAAGTCCTTGCCcagaaaaatactaaattaaaatgaacataGAAAATTATGACGACTCTAAAAGTAATAAACCATTGGTGACCTCTGGGAGAGTTGATTTGGTAGAATTAATCACCAGAAACCACACTGGAACAGGAGGAAGGGTGAATAAGAGAAGTTAATGATGACATAGAAAATAGCTCTGAGAAGCTTGCCTTCTGAAGTGAAGgacataatatatttaaatactcTTCTTGGTAAGCACTCACTGCTTCTGTCTGAGAAGTCATAATACTCTCCATCTTGGTCACACCTAAGTCTCTTCAGCACTCACATTGCAACTATTGGttgcaaagaaagagaagagaagaggttcTTCAGTCTGGGCTGGAGGTGAGAAACGGAGTTGTCCTTGGGAGTGAGGACAGCAGCCTGGCCAGAAGAGGTCTCCCATGGAATCAGTGAGGTCCTAAAGGAGGAAAGTCAGAGCCTATATGGCTGGAATctgtgagttgatttttgtttattcttaatgattttgaaataaatcatTAATTAAATAAACTAGAGAAAGACTGAGAGAATTTATCATTAAAAGATCCCTGTGATAGTAGGTATTAGTGCTTTACTTTATATGAAAGAACAATCATCTGAAGGCCCTAATTTAAGGAAGTCTTAAAGAGGAATGCTATTGCTACATATGTGGTTACATCTAAAAAATAATTGcacaaacaataataataatgtctaatTCTTAGGAACTAAAACATGGTAGAACTAAAATACTGTGATCATAATTAAAGTATCTTTAGATTTTTCCATAGATGAGTAAAGatgttgatttttcctttgagCTTTTTGAAATGTCTGTTGAAAGCTATGGATTGTTAAATAACTAGGtaaaaagaagagatttaaaGCACATAAAAGAGGGGAAAGcttaataaatcagaaaatataagtataaaaCATGTAATATGATAGAAGTAAACCTAAATATATCAGCAATCACTATAAGTGGTCTAAATTTTATGGTTGGAGAAATAGATTTTGGGGGATACCTCAAAAACAATTTTCAGTACTTCCACTACTGATCATGATATAGTTACAGAGACTACTTTTACCTCTCAtcttaaacaacaacaaaaagaagaaaatatatggaacAATACTTTTCAGACAAAGGGTAATGTAGGACAGGACAGTAATCCCTGACAAAGGGAAACGAATGAGGTGAGCTCTATAATTGTTCCAATTTACCTGCTGGAGAGAAATCATAGGCTGTGCAGGGAATGGGTATCCCCATAAGCTGTGTTGAGTTGTTCTTCTTAAACTCACAAGAAAattcaagagttaaaaataaataggctTCCAGAGGTCTGCAGTTAATGgattaataaagttatttttactatatttcaTTGAGGAAATCACTCATGAAATCTTAGACTTTTTTTCAATTGGCAGAAAAATCTACTCCCTTCTAACTAATTAATAGGGATTTTGTCTATTCTTCTTTAGAATTTAAAGTCAGTTCATTGGGCTCATACCACACTCTTTTGCCATACAAAACAATAGACAGCAATTCTTTGGCATTTTAAGTGGAATTCAGCATCCTTTGTCATCTCATTCTCCTTGTAACCTCGGGCCCTCCAGAACCAGTTAAACCGACCCCAtgtcttatcaacagagtgattaagaattgccttttGGAAAATAGGCAAGGTCATGTTACCAGAGCATGGGCAAAAGAAGAAGTCTAGATATGAAATGACTGTAGAGCCAAAGATCCTCCTCCCCATGGAAGCCCAGAATCAGGACAGGACCAGAACTTGAAAGTAGGACTCTTACAAGAAGCAAGAGGTCCCTTATTCAGGAAGATCTGATGTTAAAATTCCTTCTCCACCTCATCACAGATGTTTAGAACCCTGCCATAAATGACAGCTTGTTCTCACTAATCTCTTAAATTGCACCCAAAATCCTGAATTGGGGAGACAGGTCTGAGGGCACAGGGCCCCTGTTCTCCCTGCAGGTCAATCTctcagaataaagctgatctcttttcccaaaggctgatgctgtaattaattggcttgtttaagTGCATCAGGCAAGTGAACCCCAATTTTTTGTGGTAACAAACCATGAAAGGACAAGATCCTTTGACTACCTGTCCAAGGCTCTGGAACCCCTGGCAGGGTGTGGGGTCTTTTCACTGAGGCTAAGTGGCTGCTTAGAGGAGTTTTTCTAGAGACTCAGCTGACTGGATTCCTGTTTCTGTGCTGCAGAGCCCCAGGCCTCAAggcattttttccttcctttgggaGAAGAAACAGCTTCTGGATCAAGCTGTCACTTGGATCTGGGTGAGTAACCTTAAGAAAGCAACTGTCCCTTCCCTCATCTTACTAGTTTGATTTCCTGGAAATACAGGTTTAGCTTGTATTCTGAGGAATCTTTGTGAGCTGAGACCCCAACCTGGGGCCTGAAACACCCAAGATAATTAGAGGCAGGATAAAAGT
The window above is part of the Equus caballus isolate H_3958 breed thoroughbred chromosome 23, TB-T2T, whole genome shotgun sequence genome. Proteins encoded here:
- the LOC100053110 gene encoding interferon alpha-4; amino-acid sequence: MALPFSLLMALVVLSCHSSCSLGCDLPHTHSLGNTRVLMLLGQMRRISPFSCLKDRNDFGFPQEVFDGNQFRKAQAISAVHETIQQIFHLFSTDGSSAAWDESLLDKLYTGLYQQLTELEACLSQEVGVEETPLMNEDSLLAVRRYFQRIALYLQEKKYSPCAWEVVRAEIMRSFSSSTNLPQRLKKKK